Part of the Dreissena polymorpha isolate Duluth1 chromosome 12, UMN_Dpol_1.0, whole genome shotgun sequence genome, gttttaatggtCACTTGGGAGGAAAGAACGGCACTTATAGATTGTCTAGTCAAccgataaaaggtcaaggtcctaTGGGATTGCACATGAAATGCAGACCATTTCGTTTCTGTACAGTATCTAGAGAAAGTTTAAACCTACCTTTTAGCAAATGAAAGGTAGAATCCTATAGATTTTTAGGTCAATAGGTTACGGGTCAAGATCTCAGGTGCTTGTAAAATGAGattaagattattttatttcagcaCAATATATAACAAACGCTGTGTTGTATCATGATGCAAATTTTCAAGCCATAGGTAAAGGTCACTTGTGTTTTTTAATcatcatataaaatattattctgTGTAGTCATGACACTTGGCTGCATATCATGGTCATACATGTTTTAAAAGCATCTCTTGTTAATCGTCCTGTTGATCTCATGTATTTGCTGATTAGTTTTGTCATTATCTTTTGTTGCAATCAATCCTTTTGTGTGTGGACACGTTAGAACATTCTTACAATGGAGGACCCAAACGTCAGGTGAGCGACACAGTGCAAAGTTGGTcgtcttgttttattttaaatcttgtGCTTGTCATGTTGCAATATTAATTACATGtagtattgttgtttatttagttATTTGGTTACTTTAAATATGTGACTAGTCATAtcacaacagtatttttttattaaacatatatgtgtattgttgataatttaattacttaTATGTACCAATGTCATTGAATTTTTTTAGCTCATTTTAAAAGTCGTTGTCTTCaattttgttatgaaaatatgcCTATAAAGTAACCGCTCTGTTTTCTGGCTTAGTTTTTATAAGAgcctatttgttaaaaacaaaagtaGCCTTATGCAATTGTTAATACCTGTTAGGCCCTCTGTTCCAACAATACAGATAACTATGAGGTACGTTTTTGAGCCTCGCCTTTGGAAAACTAaactggttccccgttgaatataaccgttgactataatatatatatagagagtaacgatagataaggggaggtaaccaatctattGGAAAACAGGACATAATTCATGACATCGTGCTCAATGTGTCTTACCacataagcctatgcagtccgcacaggcttatcagagacggcagttttctctttaactGGATGTTCGCTAAGATGAGACTTTATTAAATGATCTTAAATGAAAAATAGCATACacgtggaaagtattgtccctgataagtctcagcagaccacacaggctaatcttgggtgacactttacgaacatgcattaagccccgttttcccagtgcGAGTTCTAGAGTTGCGCTTGTATGGTATTATTAAATGTGGACATTGCTTTTAAATGTTCATTATCTTTCAACAACTATCAAAGACAGTAAATTCAGAATCAAGCTGTTTATGGTGCGTGCTGCCTGTAATCTGCAGACAAAAGAAGGTAAAAGTTGAATGATTTTGTTGGAGTTATTACcccttttttaatttgaatgtttgAATAACTTAAAACTGTAAATACCATAGATTATTGAGATATTGTAATAGATACCGATGATCATGACATAACTTTGCATGACAGAAAGGATGGTAAATGTCACGATTAAAGTCAATTTTTCTGAAaagataaaatgtgtttaatctGAAGAATGCATTGAGATTGATTTTATATACTTTATGTTTAGAAACTTTATAGCCAGAGTAGGCATGCATTTCCTTTCGTTTTCTATCcaagtcaaggtcattgttattTAAATTCTGAAAATGGGTTCCACTCAATAACTTGATAATGTAAACATATACTGTGATGAAACTTCATTAGCAGATACCTTATAGATAGTTCTTGCTCGGAAATGCATATTGGGAATAAAAGATCACGGTCACTGgaacaaaaaaagtattttttctccTAAATGACTTGGCAAtgcattgttataaaaaaaatatatgtacctTATACCAAGACCCATTTTGGATTTCACATAGAGCGGGTGTGAAAAAATGTTAGTACAAACAGAAAACGATACTTTCTGCTCAATTACTTGCTTACACATTGAGTTTCATTCTcttttctttcataaaatgtcATACCTTGTATTGCGACATCCCTTTAGATTGTACATTAACATTGATAACTATTTCTAAAAAATAAGACCGATATTACCGGTAGCGTATGCTTTTCATTAATAAAAGTAggttttctttgattttttagTTTCAACTTAGAATGTTAACATATTGTCCGATTTCGCAATACTTACGTTAATTCGGCTTCtcttattcataaaataagcgaacGACTGAAGATgatacatttgataaaaaatccgaaattttatataactgttatttattttagctaattTTATATAGCTTAACTGTACGCCAAATACCTCCACATTTCTTTTATGGGAACAATTAGGCTGTAAGTCGTACATCGAAGCCTGTTGTCTACTTTTTAATTATCCCCGTCGAAAGaattttcggaggggatatagtaattggtcccgtttgtccgtctgtctgtgcgtccgtccttccgtccgaaactttgtccagagcataactccaaatctattcgatggatttactttaaacttagaatataaacagatcgtcactaggagaagtgcagtgactaagaagcataactctatctaccctaattatctccctttatataatttcaaagtaaatttttggcCGGAGCATGACTCTAAATcttctgaagggatttacttaaaactttaaatataaacagatggcaagtagaagtgcagtgactaagaaccataactctatctacattAGTTTTTGAAAATcaccctttatttaatttcaaagtaaatttttgttcagagcataactctaaatctactgaagggatttacttgaaacttgaaatatatacagatggcaagaaggagaagtgcagtgaataagaaccataactctatctactttagtttttattgaaaatatccctttattttatttcaaagtaaatttttgtccggagcataactctaaatctactttagggatttacttgaaactagaaatttaaaaagatggcagctaggagaagtgcagtgaacatgaaccataactcttttggCCGTAGTTTTTTAATAATCTCCCTTATtttcttttatgtaatttttatattatattttatttgtttataattttaaataatatttaatttattttcatagtaaatattttagcttttcaatttttaatgtctccctttatctaatttcacgataatattttaatttgaacactgaagtattcagtgtaaaatgaatagatgagtttaaggaaaaatacagtgatcaagaactgTAACTGTGTatagtcttttttttttaaattacctccctttctttcatttgcatatattttattctctacagcataactccaacactatataactaattgatccttgaaatataaataaatgacacaggtgccatgtatacaaatattattctactatctaaaacaaatgtcatacaagcaaacacattttggcgGGGATTtagcactactgtgacaagctcttgttgtaTCTAAAGACGATTTTGAATTAAGTCTTTAAATGAATCAAATTCAGGTGAACGACCAATGTCCATTAACCGGTTGGTAGATCGTACCAGTGAAAACGATAAAGTGGGGTGAGAACAATCATAACTGGTATTAAATATTGCGAATTTAAGCTGATTTTTAGACTGTTTAGCTTGATTTGCGAAAGACCGAAACCTCGAAAAATCCTTCATGTTTGATATCAGTTAGTATTTTGTTTACTGGCTCTTTCTACCATTGACTAACCAAAAGAGTGTGGACTTTTAAGTATAGAGTGTTGTATTTTGCAATTTGTCTGGCATATGACACACATTATAATTAGCCCAGATGACCAGACTATCCCGAAATGTATCATTTTTATCTTTGAACAGTCTATGTAACAAAATGATAGAATCGGCATcgatgattttattttaatgtaaatagtaTTTTTTTCCAGGCGTTTGAATCCTGATCAGAAATATCAAAATAAACGTCTGGCAATCAAACCTTTGATTCAAAGCTTGAAATCGCGTATGATAACTTACGTAATACCATTAGAAATTGGACCTTTTTTAAGTACTAAAATGCGCCCAATCACAAAAATATGGGACTAAATACACAAAATTCATTCCAAGACATTACCAGTCACAAGGTCAAGTTATAAAAACAGTAAGAATTGCTAGGATCCTAATTAAGGCAACAAGAACCGTATTATACGTATTATGGATATGTTGAACTTCAGAAACACAGCCATATAGGCTATTGAAATATCACCGCTGCACCAGCTCAaaccttaaagccacacaccttattttcaatagtaaatttaagtataaataaaacatattttatgtatgccaattagaatatatgtgGGTTACAAGGTAgatatccgtcttttttgcgcttcaAAACTAAAAAATTATCGTGTTTGtagaaatggacgtatacgtctagaaatcctactttcggttttaaaagcggtaccggtaaaaattataaattacttgctgactaggctaaagatttaattgtatctatgcTTATTAGAATATATccggtggttacaaggtagaaatccgtcttttttgcgctttaaaccTTAATAATCGCGTTTATAAAAATGGACGTatagaaatcatactttcggtttgaaaagcggtaccgtttgaaaaatgataaatttcTTGCTGACGAGGCTATAGATTTGATGTTATCTATGTAAATTTCAATATATCTGTTTGTTAAAAGGTAACAATCCggtcttttgcgctttaaaacctaaaaataatcgcgtttgtcgaaattgagACGTATACGTATATAAATTCTTCTTTCGGTTtttaaagcggtaccgtttgaaaaataataaattatttgctaactaggctatagatttaatgacaattttgcaccctttcaaattgcatctttatgtattaattaacatgtatttcatttcaaggtcagaggcaaggtgtgtggctttaatcaaAAGGTAGCTATAACCCATTCAATTGTATTGAAGCAACCTATGTCACAAAAATACAATGATACAACAACATATAATATCaagagaaaacaaaacaaaagcattatattgttaaatattaaaacgttttgttattttatggtaataatttatttaaaaagcagGCAGATGTCGTATTTTAAGTATGTATTTAGCaccttttttcaataaaatctgaaaaatacttgaattacCATTTACATGATAGGCCCACTCTGATGGTAGTAACTGGATTCTATGTCTCTACAGAGATTAAAATTTCAATGCTTATAATAAATCTTGTTATAAAAGTGGAAAAGTGTTATCAATAAGCATTCTTAGAAtcattaacaagatgtgtttgtgaaacacaatgtccccttatatgacgtttgaccttgaaggataacctttactttgacccttcaccactcaaaatgtgcagctccatgagatacacatgcatttcaaatataaaattgctagcttcaatattgcagaagtgacattacacgagcaattttgacccatatatttgaccttaaaggatgaccttgaccttgacctttcaccactcaaaatgtgcagctccatgagatacacatgcatgccaaatatcaagttgctatcttcaatattgcaaaagtattcataaaataagcgattttggccacatatatttgacctctgaccttgaaggatgaccttgaccttgacctttcaccactcaaaatgtgcagctctatgagatacacatgcatgccaaatatcaagttgctatctacaatattgcaaaagtaatcataaaataagccattttggccacatatatttgacctctgacctagaaggatgacctttaccttgactttttaccactcaaaatgagcagcgacatgagatacacatgcatgccaaatatcaagttgctatcttcaatattgcaaaagttatcataaaatgagcgattttggccacatatatttgacctctgaccttgaaggatgaccttgaccttgaccttttaccactcaaaatgagcagcgacatgagatacatatgcatgccaaatatgaagttgctatcttcaatattgcaaaagttatcataaaatgagcgattttggccacatatattatacctctgaccttgaaggatgaccttgacctttcaccactcaaaatgtgcagctccatgagatacgcatgcatgccaaatatcaagttgctttattaaatatagcaaaagttattgcaaaatgttaaagttggcgaaaacagaccaacagaccaaccaaccaaccaaccaaccaacagacagggcaaaaacaatgtcccccactactatagtgggggacataaaaacgcaACCATTTGTAtaatgtatgaaatattctaaatctAGGAAGTTTAAAAATTGATTAAAGATATAATTGTTTGAACTGTTATGTCTCAATATATTAGGTTTAATCAATATTATGATTTGACTTAGTGTGACGCCTTGAAATGGTGTTATCTTAGCTTAGACTCCGAACAAAAAATGTACTAAATCGATAGATTAAAAAGTTTTCAGCACAATAGCTGAGGTAACCGCTGTGATGAGTTGGAAAATCTTGAATTGTCTACCTTTGATATTTAATACCTCTGCATTGCAAAATGAACACAGACAGTTAACAGGTcatcttaataaaataaaattccctTTCAATGCATATTATCAAACTTTATAGAGATATGGAGATAAAGTGTTGTTTATGGTTTATCCAAGTACGTAGTTAACTTTTAAACATGAATGTAAATGTGATTAACGTACATTGTCATCGATCGAATTAAATTGATGCACTTTTGTTGTGTAAACCTGCATTTTCttataagaaatatgtacttttgAATATCATTAgactttaataatttataaattacagagtatttaataatcaaataaaattgaacgtatttattatattatatgtttagTTATAATAacgttttatgtcccccactatagtagtgggggacatattgtttttgccctgtctgttggtctgttggttggtctgttggtttgcgccaactttaacatttgcaataacatttgcaatattgaagatagcaacttgatatttggcatgcatatgtatctcatggagctgcacattttgagtggtaaaaggtcaaggtcaaggtcatccttcaaggtcaaaggtcaaatatatgggtcaaaatcactcatttaatgtacacttttgcaatatttcaatattcaagatagcaacttgatatttggcatgcatgtgtatctcatgaagctgcacattttgagtggtgaaaggtcaaggtcatccttcaaggtcagaggtcaaatatatgtggccgaaatcgctcattttatgagtacttttgcaatattgaagatagcaattttatatttgacatgcatgcgtatctcatggagctgcacattttgagtggtgaaaggtcaaggtcatccttcaaggtcaaacgtcatatacggggacatagtgtttcacaaacacatcttgttctttttacagacaaataaataattgtcaaGGAAAATGGCAGATTACAAGGACATCATTCGCAAGCCGGAAACCCTCGGCTGGTTTAAGGCGGCAATGGCTATGAAGATCACACGTGACTGTCTGCTCGACATTGTAAAACAGGCGACTCATGAATTGTATGATAAGATCCGTAAAgtgataaaaataaaagatggTATACAAGAGGATGTTGTCTGCAGTCAGTGTAATACTCCAAAAGTGCTGCCTTGTGATGCCAATAATAAATGCTGCAACTATGGAACGTGCGAATTTCATACAATTCACAAGCAACAAAGTTGCCCCAAGGCTAATTTATGCAATGCAATATGTAGGGAAATTGTAGCAAACCACAGATTTCGAAATCGTTCGAAAAAACAAAGCTTTAAAGGCCCTACCTGGGTAAACACAGATGCGTGTAAATGGTGCAACGACCCATGGCAAATTGCCAAATGCTATCTCTCAAAGGAAGGCTACACGGACGTTAACCTAGCAGAAGATATCGACTTCAATGGCATAGTATATGTCATTTACAACTGTGAATTCTTTCAAGCGTATTTAAAGGACAACCTGGATCGAAGCAGAAATGTTTGCACCAAGGTAATATTGCTGTATGGGCTACAGCAGTAATAATTTATGACGTGTTACAATAGcaattgaaaatattaatataaagttaTAACGCATTTGTGAATTATTGAGACATTCAGAAGTTTAGTTCACAAGCAGGAGTATCATAAACAAATCGCTCCGGCGGCCCATCTCTCTGTGGACCCACCCCAAGCCACCCCATAAGCAACGGTCCCATGGATTGCTGGTTAAGATTGATAATTGTTTGAGCCAATGTAATATGATGATCTTGACAAGacaatacaatttgaaaaaagaaattatCAACCATTAAAGTGACATGGGGATGATGGGGTTGGTTCAAGGGAGGTTTGTTCCCAGTCCGAAAACCCGACGAAGGAGGGGGGCTTTGATTTATTTGATCTTTTATGATGCTGTTGCCTGTTTTTCAGTATATGTATTCGagattttattaaacatttatttttgtaaatagaTTACTTTAATACAACAGCCTTAACAGGACACTTTTAGAATTATCTGATTCTATGACACTCAAGTATTGTAAAGAAATGTTAACTTCATGTACGGAATAAACATAGAATTCAAAAGATAATAACACTGACatacttttatttgaattttatataaagaattaaacatgtttattttttattctgaTTTAAATACTGAATGAATGAGCCAAACACTTTATGATCAGTTTAAATCGAaattttctatatatttataaataataacctgTACTCTATGATGTTTATTCTTATAAATAAGTACTAGTATTTTACTTTCTTGATATTTAGTGTTCTGTTGTCGAAATAATTAAACACtaatattaagaaataaatgcATGAACTCACACATTGCAAAATTTGTTAAAGAAAAGCTGACATTTCAGGCTAGAGATGTGGGGCGTGAAGTACGACATGCTCCCTCAAACTCAATGACCAGCCAAGAAAGTGACAGAGCCATCGACACTCTAGTAGCGCTGTTGCAGAACCTAAAACATGTCAACCACCAGTTTGCGGCAAAGACTGCAGTTGACATGTTAACACAGGTAATACGCATTTCTCTCTCTATCTCCCTGTCTCtttctgtctctgtctctctctgtctccctctgtctctttctctctctgtctctctctgtctgtttCTGTCTATCGGTCTCTGTCTCCGTCTCTACCTCTATAGCTATCGATTATTCTAGCTATCATCTCTATCTCTGCTCTCTACTCTCGCTCTCTCTCTTGATCCTCTCGCTCTCGCTCATTCCTCTCTACTCTATATCCATCTCTCtcctctctatctctctctctctctctattctctctctctctctctctcttctcctctctatcctctctctctctctctctctctttcgcTATCTCCGCTCTCCTCAAGGTTATTAGGTTCAATTAAAGAAAACGTTTGTTGATAATTTAGAAGTCACACTTGCAGTCAAATCTTCCTGAAACGTGGCCAGATCATGTTATGTTATAATGTTATTTCAGCCGAGTTCGGAAATAAAAGTGTGCAtggaatttaaatatttatttttcagaagtacttttattattgtgCGCTCCCCGTTCTCCCCGCTTTCATATGCGCGTTAGGGCCCTTTACCTTCTGGTTTTgctttatataatatattcattataaaaaaaagtaagcaaaaaaaataggtttaaagagcataaataatttgaataataaaactACACGTGCATACATCTGCGTAtgctgtgtttatttaaaaacaaatcactAACCAATCAGTTGCTTGATGGTTTATTGTTTGGTTTAAACGTATGTATTTCTAACAGTGAACGTAAAAATTTGCAGTACATTAAGTATTAGACTAAGTGAAGGGCAAAGGATTGATACGAAACAATTCTTATTTAGTTTTCCTTATTGGAGTGATAGTTACACAATAAATATCAGTTTTTTATGAATTCGTTTACTCAGGCCATAGAAAATAGTTGTTCATGATAAATGTGAAAGGTGTCAAAGCAGCAAGAACGCgtgattgataaatgtatacTTAAAACATTTAGAGAGAATTCAATTAGTATTAAGTATTTACTTCAGTATTTTgctcaatgaaactttacaccTGAAATTTTCAAGCACTGTgtcatttgactcctggttttcaaaatctattgaaatctctGTCTAAGTTGTCTGTCAACATAgaaattacaataaatacaattacgAGCGCTTCGATTAAACTCATAGTTACTTTGCCCGAAGTGCATCAGAGAGATTCTTTGATCACTAGTTGTACACGGTCTTTATCCAGAGTTTATTAACCCAAACGCAGTTCAAACATGATGGATAAAGAGGCCAAATACTCATTTATTTTTCAGGTTTGTGTATGtctaaattacatttattttgagtATAATCGCAGCAATCAACGACCATAATTTGCCGTTTTATATGTTCTATATACGTTGATATACAGTTTATTTTGATGGCTGGCATGTATTAAAATTAACCTGAgaaactgtgtaaaaaaacaatttaatgtaTCTGAACGCTTTTTTATATATTATCGGAGGTCAGTAGTCGTAAACTCCATGGGTTAAATGAAAATCTCGATGACAATTAATAACcgtttcaaagtgttatattgaTGATAAACTGGAAACTGTCAATATTTGGAAGTGCCCTGTAGCATCTCCGAATATCACCAAAATCTTCTCCGAAACCGAAAAGATCAGGGATTTACTATTGGGTGTGCTGAATTGAATAATGGTCCTCTAAAAAGATTTTCAAAGCATATCCCAGGGGCCAAAACTGACCATGCTCAATGGGtcatgtgatttaaaaaaaaaataagtatcaaACAACTAAGAACCGATTCTTGGAAACCACACGTCCCAGATATCTctaatatttacattaaacattACATTTTGGTCCTATTCAAagtttgcttaaatatttttcCTGCGATTAAAATTGACCACACCCCTGTGTTCACATGATCTATACATAcctatattgtttaatatgtgtTAACATCTCTAAAGAAAAATAAGACAGAGAGTTGAAACGTTTggcatgtaaaataatatattggtTCTCTACTACATCACTGGAGTCAAACTGGACCATGCCTGGGAGTGTTGAAATGAAATCTATGGCAGTGAAACATATAGAATACAAATGTATTCATTGTAtgtaatcaatttaaaaaatcttctctgaaacaaATGCGCACAAAGCTGTTATACTTGGCATGTGACATCAGATTGTGATCTTTTAAAAATCTTGTTCACATTATGCCACTGTTTGAGACTGACCATAATCCATTGCACAGTTTACCGATCATAaccatctttgccctcttgttttaaaatgtatagcAGTTTATGTAGGTGAACATATTTATCTATGTAAATTTTGTACTagctttttaaattatttacaaaacggcaaaacatgtttaaaagtgATGCAGCATTTGTTAATCAATTGCGCAaggttattatataattattgcaCACTTGCTATTTCATAGTTGAAGAATGGAACGCTAGCAATTACTACTGAAGATGTTGCAAATACATTTGAGCTCTTGaaagaaaatataattgcaaaaataaaagatGCTCTTGAAAAAGAAAAGGATACACTTGTAAAGGAAATGGTCGATGCATTTAATGAAAAGCTAAGTAAAGTTCTTGAAACAATACAAAGGAAAGGGGACGACGTATTAAAAACGGTAGACGGGAAAAGAGATGATGTACTTGACACGATAGACGGGAAAAGAAATGATGTACTTGATACGATAGACGGCAAAAGAGATGATGCACTTGAAACAATAAGAAAGCAAAAAGATGAAGTCCAGAATTATAAAGACAATGCAACAATGAATAGTACATTAACCGGTAGGTACTATGTATGTTCATGAACAATTAAATGtgagtaatttaaatataataacacaTTCTTATTTTCTTCTAGAATTATTAAGATATTCACATGATCAAGGGAAATAACCAGAAACAATGTTGTTGCCGCACGTTTATAATATTTCTTCACGCATAGGTGAATTAAAAATTGGTGActtaagaaatatttttatatcaaGTCAACAAAATTTGGCGTGTTTTATTCTATTAGGTGTATATTGGTACGCGCCGGAAACAGACTAACACATCATTAAATTTAAAGCACCCCTTCTTTTCCGACGTTTCTAACAATTTAAACGTCGCGACTGAATTATGATGTAAAGTATATATGCTTTATTCTTACAATTCCAAAAAACTCAATGCCTTGAGGATAATTTTTTTTAGTCAAATATGTATTGTATACGACAAATAAATACCTCGTACGGCCTTGCTTTAATGCTCTTATCAATATGTTACATGTCTTAAAAGATAATAACCACATAATTTTTATTAATCGAATGTGTGAACGATGTTCTCCACGCATTTACAAGCATTGAACTGCAGTGTTGGAGTAAATTCTACACAACTATTATATAGGAtcattttcacagtttatatttGAGGCAAGTTATCTATTCACTGTTATTTCACAGCAACACGTATCCATGCATATGTCATTCAAATTCACACACACACTCGCTCTCTCGCTCTCCAGTATGCAAATATGTCAACTTAAATGCAGTCGTAATTCTTGACTTCATGGTTTTGTGACTAAATTAAGCACACTAGTGTTAAACAATAACGACTGGTTGTTGTTtcgtagaagtagtattagtagtcgaAGTGGTAGATGTATTGGTGGAAGTAGATGTAAtaatagaagcagtagtagaGTTAGTTCTTGTAGTTGATGGTGATTCTGCTG contains:
- the LOC127852379 gene encoding uncharacterized protein LOC127852379, whose amino-acid sequence is MADYKDIIRKPETLGWFKAAMAMKITRDCLLDIVKQATHELYDKIRKVIKIKDGIQEDVVCSQCNTPKVLPCDANNKCCNYGTCEFHTIHKQQSCPKANLCNAICREIVANHRFRNRSKKQSFKGPTWVNTDACKWCNDPWQIAKCYLSKEGYTDVNLAEDIDFNGIVYVIYNCEFFQAYLKDNLDRSRNVCTKARDVGREVRHAPSNSMTSQESDRAIDTLVALLQNLKHVNHQFAAKTAVDMLTQKNKTES